Within the Eleginops maclovinus isolate JMC-PN-2008 ecotype Puerto Natales chromosome 13, JC_Emac_rtc_rv5, whole genome shotgun sequence genome, the region CTGCCACTACAGCAGTACTGTGCTTTGGCCCGCTGCTTTCATCCCGAGATTGGTCGTGGGATTGGGTCACCTGTCCTTCCACATAGTCTGCCAGAGCTCTACTGTACACCCGCGCGAGACTATGCCTGAACCGCCCCCTCACTTCCAACCCCATGCAGAAGTACAACAGCGGGTTAACACAGCTGTTCAAAAAGGCGACGCCCTTCGCCAAAGGGTGCCAGATTTTCAGTACAGAGTTCTTGTTGTCCACCATCTTCACCAACAGGAGGCAGTGGTAAGGCGCCCAGCAGAGGAAGAAGGCAGCAACTAATGATGCCAATATGCGCAGGGGGCGAGACTTCCCTGCGATGCGGGTGCGACGGATACCAATTGCTGAAAGGATGTAACAGATGAGGATGACCAGGAAAGGCAGCATGAAGCCAAAGAGGAAGCGGATTGAGTAGAGAATTGGTTTAGCAATGGTATTTCCCTCCTTCACCTCCAAAGAGCACTTGCTCAGGTTGTTCTTCCCCAGGTAGACTTTGCGGTAGACAAAGTATGGAGTGCTTAAGATGATCGCTGAGCACCAAACACAGAAAGCCACCACTCTGGCGGCCCATATGCTACGATGCCGCTTTGTGAGGACGGGATGCCAGACGCACAGGGCTCGGTCCACACTGATCACAGCCAACAGGAAGACGGAGCAGAACATATTGGCGTACTTGAAGAAGCCGTTGAACTTGCAGATGAAGATGCCAAATGGCCAGTGGTCGAAGAAGAGGTTTTTAGTGAGGGAGAAGATTCTCGTGATGCAGAAGATCAAGTCTGCTATCGCCAGATTCACCAGCCACACGTTGGTTACCTTTGGCTGAGGATgaggaaaaacagaagaaaagcaataaaatatgtcaataaagaggaaaacagaagaaTGTCTTGGAtattgttttgaattattttcattataaagtAAGTTTGCAGCATGAATTGAAAAAAGTATTGTTTACACTGAGCTGATCCTCAGGAGAAACAAGAACAGGACAATCAGCTTCAGAAAAACCTttcctttttatacatttgtaacTTGTTATTCACATTTGAAATCCACCTTGAGTTTGAATCTAACCACCCAGATCACTATGGAGTTCCCTGGGATGCCAAGCAGGACAGTAACAGCGTAGAGGACAATGGAGATGTTTTCCATTATGGCTTCAGCCTCCTTAATTGATGCCTGGTCATTCTTGGAAGGCTTCAGGAGTGGAAAGGAGGCATTGAGAAACATTGTGTGGCTGGAAAAAGAGAATACAACACAGTCAAAATATTACTCCTGTTTCGAGCAGacatcaaaaaagaaaacataccaGATCAAGAGGATAAGGGGGTTGGAGTTGGTTACCTAAATGTCACGGTGTGGGGGAGATAGGACCCAACCACAGTACAGAGACAGGAAGGCCGATATCcaggtccaaacaaaaggcaggatttattcaaattaaagctttacttaaaaacaaagaagaaccTAACCAACACTAACCCCAAGGGGACACAGGGAACACCACGAACAGGAGCAGTTAAACGGacagacaggaacaggcaggtaacatagATGGGAACGGGCACAGAACATGGACGAGACCAGGTTGGAAACAACGACAACCGAACATGGAGCAAAAGGGAAGTTTTGCTCCACATTCGATTCAAGTTTGGAGAAGTAACAAACCGAAACAAACTGAAACCAAAGGGGGTAAACAGGGTTGAATTTAACCGCACTAAACAGGGCCGGTGTGAACGCCCCTTTTCTTGAATGAAGTGTGGGCTTAGACTACTTCCTCGTTTGCTTTCATGCTAAAAACTCCAACCAAGAAGAATATGTGCAAGAAATACATCTTTCAGTCAACTTTTCTGATCACAAACCCCTTTATTTTCATATGTTGCTACGGTAATAGACATGATGAGACTTTATAAATATGGGTTAAATATATGGGTTTGTGTATTAACTGTGTTTGTTGACATGTCAGATGTACCAGCTGAGTCATTGTGCAACAGTGTCTGAGAATATGCTgccttaaaatacatttaaagatacAAAATCCATCCTTTCATTATAAGGTTAAGAGACAAATATGCAACATTTCACAACGTTTCTGTTTATATGTAAGTTTGTCAAGACCATTCCCACAATTTTCCCATTCAGATTGCCTCAGATGAGTATGCAACAGATCCCATGTCCCACATAGTGATATCTGACATGAAGACATCAAATGGTTGTTGATATGACTAGCAGGATAACACAGTAACCTTTGGTGCAGAGATCAAAGATGGCAGAGAAGGCCAACCAGATGTAGACATTAGGTTCATTGAGGCTGAGGACAAGCAGATGACAATACATATATTAAAAGGGACCTTACCAGTGGGAGCAAATGCAGTTGagcttcaaaataataaataaaaatccagcTGAGAAGttaagtgtgtttctgtagaTTACAGAAGGAAACAGATGCCCTCAAAGGGGAAACATATACAAAAATACCTCAATTATAGAATTTCCTAAAAacttagtaaaataaaaacatgtcacaatTATCTGAATAACCAAAGACATCATGTAACGAAGACAATAACATCAACTTATTGGGGAAACAGATAAACTAAAAGTGGAAAGAGATTGAGGAAGTTTCCTAAGGTTTAGGTAAATTTCAACATAACAACAGATTTAGGCAACGATTGTAGCGCAGTTTTGAACAATGGTTTGACACTGTTATACAGGTGGAtgtaaatcattaaaaatgtcaGCGATGCACAAGCAAAcacagggaagaagaaaaactgtAGCTATGGTTGTCAACAAtacagctttttaaatgtctatTGATtaagttttatttcttttaaacgGCCTTTAACTGCCTTATATCATGTTGGTTGTTTAATATATACGCATGGTAttttagaaacatttcaaatgttttgtaagtCAAACATAATCCAAAAGTACCCATTGTTTAtatatagttaaaaaaaaaagaagtacaaagtacaaaatgttccactgaaataaaatggagtataaatgtgaatttgaatttggagacaaacaaaatgagtaAAGCCgaaataattaaatgatgaCTTAATGGATTTAGATAAACTAGTAACTTAGATATGGTGCGATGTAAAAATAGGCTATTTAACATTAATGTGTTGTATCTTTCTTACAGGAGCCTTTTTTTTAGTTACACTTTTCAGTTTGAGTTGCAAGTGTTTCTTATCTGATAAAACCGCTGTACGAACGTTGCATGTTCAACATCAAAAATGTTGCACTTTTATCTGGTTTACCACCGGGGAATTCAACTTTCCACCTCAAGCATGACTTTGTAAGATGTGATGTGAGAATAATATCTGTGGAGCCTCTTGATGTATTTCAAAGATGTAATCATCACCATGCATGATCCTAACAGAGTCTAATGAGACTGTGAAACAAAGGTACAATCTTATGACCACTTCTAGAAAGTTTGAGTTATAGCTTCACTTTGTTCTCCTTTTTAgattaatttgttatttttcagaaGTCTTGGTGATTTggtgctttatttaaaaaaaaaaaaaatcccagtctTGGATCAATAAAGTAGTTCTTATCTTatcctaaaacaaaacaaaaagtcgTTGACACTATTCAGCTGCGGTTTGACATGGATTTAGCATTTCTTCCGTATCTGTCGGTTCAAGTAGCAATTTTTCATGGATGACTATTAGTTTTATATTCCTGACTTATATATGTCTTTTTTGTCATCTGCTCTACAATAACAGAGAAGCAGTTGTTGGCAATACAATTGTCACAATCTTGTTGtgcttcctgttttactttgaaaagtgttcacccCCTGTGCTATGCTATTTCTACATCCATTCTCTGTGCCCTcttgtttgattacctgattctgtcCACCTGGCACCTTCGTGTTTTGCCTTCCCTCCCAAGCTGTGTCTTGTCTGTGTGATTGAGTCTGGCATGTATGTAATTCTGGTTTACTGTTTGTAGTTGTCAGATCCTTATTCTGCGTTATGTGTATTGGAGAGTTTTGTTACTTCTGTTTTGCCTTGCCCTGCTTTGCCTTGTACATCCTTCATTTGGGTCGACACTGCTCTGCCTTCAATTGTGACCAAAACCCTAAGATCTCAGGCCTCCTTCCTCAGTACTCATAAAAAGCTAAGGGCATAAGATGAAATAAAGTGatgaaataacatgtttaattgTTTACCACAGATGGGTTTTAAAGCTTATTTTGCCGTTAAAATCAAATGACCGTAGTGAATGCATTTTAACACtgaatccatccatccactgaAAAATGTGCATACATTTCCTCATTTAGCGTCATACACTGATAAGAACATAGAACAGTCTATTGATATATACGTAGAAAATAGGACAAccactttttaataaataatcgATTAGAACTATGGTCAAGTCTCCAGGAAAGTCTGCAGATTTGCAGACTCACAGAAAGTTTGCATAAAAGGCATCCACAAGTTTGCATCAAATCCCTTAAGCAATTTAATATTTGACAGCTATTAGGCTTTAAAGTTCTTACGTTAGAAAGTGCGGAGATGGGGATTTTGGCTATGCAACAATTTGCTGGCCGTGTTAAAGCATCATatcctaaaataaaaagaatgttTCCAATAATAATATGGAGAAGGGAAAGTTTCAATGAACTGGACTGAGTCAATGTGTTTAGTGTTGGAATCAGATTGTTGAAAAGTAGACATTTGATCATTTGTAGcagatgattaaaaaaaagtttcaagTTAGAAAAAACATTCTAAACATCGCTGCGCTGGGAACGTTcagaagataaacaaaaaataccACAGATGCACTATGCCCAAACAGCTCAACACAAAACCGCAGCAGCAGCTTCTTGAAGCGCtggcaaaaataaattaactgaGGTTAATGTAGACTTCCTGTTCTTAACCACTACGACTTTTGCAAACTGGTATCACATCTTGCCCCGAGCTGCTTACAACTTTGGCTAACAAgtcatcatttttaaagttactCTTTAGGTCTCAGCACCAAATGCTGTTGATTTTAAATGCTCTCTGTTTCTATTTCCCATAATTTGGCTATTTTACAAACACAGTGAATCAGTGTTTTCCAACATTAAACTCGAGACCCCTGAAGAGGCTCCCAGGATAATTATGAGAGTGGTGGTAAtatggagagaaaaacaaacacaatagtTGAAAATGTTTGGTCGTACTTTATTCTAAAATGCACAAACAGGTTGACCATTTTAGTCCACTGAAAACTTCTTACAGAGAAGGGAACAACTATCTGCTTTATAAGTCATtgtctaataaaaaaacaacaacattaaactTGAAATcacaaatagtatttttttctaGCACCTACATGAACTGACCAACATGTTTATAGTTAAATAtaaatttgtatttaaatagtattttatCCGTTGTGCATTGTCTCTTTTAGATTAGACTCTTTCCGCACACTGTCAGTTAAAATAATTTCACTGCACTCtactttatatgtatttttgtcaGGCAACATCACCATTATCAGAGTGGAAAGCCAACCATTGTTGGTCGTTGAGGAGTTAATCATGACAAAGAGAATTGATTGAGTTTCCCCGCCACCAATGAGCCAAACACACATCAAATGTTTCCCTTATCAGCATCAacttcttcttccttcttttttgttattattatccaAGGACGGAAAAGGCAATTTACTTAAAACCCTGTTCACAAGACCTCCCTTCCCATTGTATATATAAGGTTTTTGTTATTGCGCACAGCCCCtgattaaataaagaaagacgCGTTACTCATTTGTAACTATCTTGCTAGAAAAGTGTTTTCACGCAGTGTGTAACACATCTCATCTGTGGAATAAGacttacaaaatgtatttcctacCTGTAGTTGTGAAACTGGTATCACAGCGATGAGGTCtgctgcttcagtgtgtgtggtcagaGGCAGAAGTGAGGATgtgttttcgtgtgtgtgtgtgtgtgtgtgtgtgtgtgtttgtgtttatgcattGTTCCACTGTTCCACTGTTCCACTGTTTCACTGTGACTGTAAATGGTTTCATTGCCTAAAAATGGacatgtgtttgagtgtgtctgtcacacacgcacacacacacgcacgcacacacacacacacacacacacacacacacacacacacacacacacacacacacacacacacacacacacacacacacacacgcacacagacacacacacacacacacacacacacacacacacacacacacacacacacacacacacacacacacacacacacacacacacacacacacacacacacacacacacacacacacacacatacacaccttcctctttttcctctcttagTGTCATACGTGTCTGGCTGTGTGATTTATTCTCTGCTCTCACACAGTCACTTTGTTatttaactcacacacacacacacacacacacacaaacacacacacacacacacacacacacacacacacacacacacacacacacacacacacacacacacacacacacacacacacacacacacccatatacTGCATAAACACATGGAGT harbors:
- the LOC134875394 gene encoding chemerin-like receptor 2 yields the protein MFLNASFPLLKPSKNDQASIKEAEAIMENISIVLYAVTVLLGIPGNSIVIWVVRFKLKPKVTNVWLVNLAIADLIFCITRIFSLTKNLFFDHWPFGIFICKFNGFFKYANMFCSVFLLAVISVDRALCVWHPVLTKRHRSIWAARVVAFCVWCSAIILSTPYFVYRKVYLGKNNLSKCSLEVKEGNTIAKPILYSIRFLFGFMLPFLVILICYILSAIGIRRTRIAGKSRPLRILASLVAAFFLCWAPYHCLLLVKMVDNKNSVLKIWHPLAKGVAFLNSCVNPLLYFCMGLEVRGRFRHSLARVYSRALADYVEGQVTQSHDQSRDESSGPKHSTAVVAGSSHTIV